In a single window of the Neodiprion virginianus isolate iyNeoVirg1 chromosome 1, iyNeoVirg1.1, whole genome shotgun sequence genome:
- the LOC124310521 gene encoding hydroxyacyl-coenzyme A dehydrogenase, mitochondrial-like isoform X1, whose amino-acid sequence MILPFAIIRRGMATSSSLNAIKHITVVGGGLMGSGIAQVAAQSGHRVTLVDISPDVLKKSQDSIQKSLGRVAKKLYKDNPTEGEKLVKSALASIEVSTDLQAAVKTTDLVIEAIVENLEAKHKLFASIDDVAPASTIFASNTSSLSIGEIASVTKRKDRFGGLHFFNPVPVMKLLEVIRIPETSDETYNTLMEWGKAIGKTCITCKDTPGFVVNRLLVPYMSEAIRLLERGDASARDIDIAMKLGAGYPMGPIELADYVGHDTTKSILDGWHKKFPDNPVFKPTETLNKLVKEGKLGVKTGEGFYKYNK is encoded by the exons ATGATTTTACCATTCGCAATTATAAGAAGAGGTATGGCGACATCTAGCTCTCTCAATGCAATTAAGCATATTACTGTCGTTGGAGGTGGGCTCATGGGCTCAGGGATTGCTCAG GTTGCAGCTCAATCAGGCCACCGAGTAACTTTGGTGGATATCAGTCCTGATGTGTTGAAGAAATCTCAAGATAGTATTCAGAAGAGCTTAGGTCGCGTAGCCAAGAAATTATATAAA GACAATCCTACTGAGGGTGAAAAATTGGTAAAGAGTGCATTGGCCAGTATAGAAGTTAGCACGGATCTTCAAGCAGCTGTGAAGACTACAGATCTTGTCATAGAAGCAATTGTGGAAAATCTGGAAGCTAAGCACAAACTTTTCGCTAGCATAGATGAT GTTGCTCCTGCATCTACGATTTTCGCAAGCAATACGTCTTCTTTGTCGATTGGAGAAATTGCTTCAGTTACCAAGCGAAAGGACAGATTTGGCGGTCTTCATTTCTTCAATCCTGTACCTGTTATGAAATTGCTTGAG GTCATTCGGATTCCGGAAACTTCAGATGAAACATATAACACTCTAATGGAATGGGGTAAGGCTATTGGTAAAACTTGTATCACTTGCAAAGATACTCCCGGATTTGTGGTCAACAGACTTCTGGTTCCTTATATGAGTGAAGCTATACGCCTCTTGGAACGTG GAGATGCTTCTGCACGAGACATTGATATTGCAATGAAGCTGGGAGCCGGATATCCTATGGGTCCAATAGAACTTGCGGACTATGTTGGTCATGACACTACCAAGTCTATTCTTGATG GTTGGCATAAGAAATTTCCAGATAATCCAGTATTCAAACCTACTGAAACCCTAAACAAGCTTGTAAAAGAAGGAAAATTGGGTGTTAAAACAGGAGAAGGATTCTATAAGTATAACAAGTAG
- the LOC124310521 gene encoding hydroxyacyl-coenzyme A dehydrogenase, mitochondrial-like isoform X2 gives MATSSSLNAIKHITVVGGGLMGSGIAQVAAQSGHRVTLVDISPDVLKKSQDSIQKSLGRVAKKLYKDNPTEGEKLVKSALASIEVSTDLQAAVKTTDLVIEAIVENLEAKHKLFASIDDVAPASTIFASNTSSLSIGEIASVTKRKDRFGGLHFFNPVPVMKLLEVIRIPETSDETYNTLMEWGKAIGKTCITCKDTPGFVVNRLLVPYMSEAIRLLERGDASARDIDIAMKLGAGYPMGPIELADYVGHDTTKSILDGWHKKFPDNPVFKPTETLNKLVKEGKLGVKTGEGFYKYNK, from the exons ATGGCGACATCTAGCTCTCTCAATGCAATTAAGCATATTACTGTCGTTGGAGGTGGGCTCATGGGCTCAGGGATTGCTCAG GTTGCAGCTCAATCAGGCCACCGAGTAACTTTGGTGGATATCAGTCCTGATGTGTTGAAGAAATCTCAAGATAGTATTCAGAAGAGCTTAGGTCGCGTAGCCAAGAAATTATATAAA GACAATCCTACTGAGGGTGAAAAATTGGTAAAGAGTGCATTGGCCAGTATAGAAGTTAGCACGGATCTTCAAGCAGCTGTGAAGACTACAGATCTTGTCATAGAAGCAATTGTGGAAAATCTGGAAGCTAAGCACAAACTTTTCGCTAGCATAGATGAT GTTGCTCCTGCATCTACGATTTTCGCAAGCAATACGTCTTCTTTGTCGATTGGAGAAATTGCTTCAGTTACCAAGCGAAAGGACAGATTTGGCGGTCTTCATTTCTTCAATCCTGTACCTGTTATGAAATTGCTTGAG GTCATTCGGATTCCGGAAACTTCAGATGAAACATATAACACTCTAATGGAATGGGGTAAGGCTATTGGTAAAACTTGTATCACTTGCAAAGATACTCCCGGATTTGTGGTCAACAGACTTCTGGTTCCTTATATGAGTGAAGCTATACGCCTCTTGGAACGTG GAGATGCTTCTGCACGAGACATTGATATTGCAATGAAGCTGGGAGCCGGATATCCTATGGGTCCAATAGAACTTGCGGACTATGTTGGTCATGACACTACCAAGTCTATTCTTGATG GTTGGCATAAGAAATTTCCAGATAATCCAGTATTCAAACCTACTGAAACCCTAAACAAGCTTGTAAAAGAAGGAAAATTGGGTGTTAAAACAGGAGAAGGATTCTATAAGTATAACAAGTAG